From a region of the Microterricola gilva genome:
- a CDS encoding polyprenol monophosphomannose synthase has product MPTYNECANIEAIANRLRAASPDTELLIVDDDSPDGTGELADRIAARDELVHVLHRSQKNGLGEAYRAGFAWASLHGCDVIVEMDADGSHRPEQLPGLLAALENADVVVGSRWVAGGEVVGWPLSRHLLSRGGSAYARVALGIPQRDVTGGYRAYRAEALTALLSSSQISHGYGFQVELLWRAVRSGLRVTEVPISFAERQLGVSKMSAGIVLEAMLLVTRWGLTSIPERLRRSPTTPETDHVHA; this is encoded by the coding sequence ATGCCCACCTACAACGAGTGCGCAAACATCGAAGCAATAGCGAACCGATTGCGCGCTGCCTCTCCCGACACTGAGCTTCTGATTGTCGACGACGACTCCCCGGACGGTACCGGCGAGCTCGCCGATCGCATCGCGGCTCGTGACGAGCTCGTCCACGTGCTCCACCGCAGCCAGAAGAACGGACTGGGCGAGGCCTACCGTGCCGGCTTCGCATGGGCGTCATTGCACGGTTGCGACGTGATCGTCGAGATGGATGCCGACGGTTCGCACAGGCCAGAGCAACTGCCGGGCCTGCTGGCCGCTCTCGAGAACGCGGACGTTGTCGTCGGTTCCCGCTGGGTTGCCGGTGGGGAGGTGGTTGGCTGGCCACTCTCCCGCCATCTGCTCTCGCGTGGTGGCAGCGCCTACGCGCGCGTCGCACTCGGCATCCCGCAACGCGACGTCACCGGCGGATACCGGGCGTATCGAGCTGAGGCCCTGACGGCGTTGCTATCGAGCAGTCAGATCAGCCACGGCTATGGCTTCCAGGTTGAGCTTCTCTGGCGTGCGGTGCGATCCGGGCTTCGCGTGACCGAGGTGCCCATCAGCTTTGCCGAACGCCAACTCGGCGTCTCAAAAATGAGCGCAGGCATTGTGCTCGAAGCAATGCTGCTGGTCACCCGGTGGGGATTGACGTCGATCCCCGAACGACTGCGGCGCAGCCCGACCACGCCGGAGACCGACCATGTACATGCCTAG
- a CDS encoding response regulator transcription factor, with amino-acid sequence MRILVVDDEPEMTALLARGLGAGGHHVTEAPDGIAAMSEVVRGNFEVAIVDVMLPGMSGFELSRRLKSHDATMAVILLTARHSIDDRVRGLDSGADDYMVKPFNIAELAARIRAVRRRDALHHPARIEVGDLTLDLQRHRARIGESELALSRTEFDVLRALALQNGETVSRAVLLDQVWETSDHIDPNIVDQYVSYLRRKLESSAAGVRIVTTRGVGFSLSTSAE; translated from the coding sequence GTGCGAATTCTTGTTGTCGATGACGAACCAGAGATGACGGCGTTGCTGGCGCGAGGACTAGGGGCCGGGGGCCACCACGTGACCGAGGCTCCCGACGGTATCGCCGCAATGAGCGAGGTCGTCCGCGGTAACTTCGAGGTGGCCATCGTCGACGTGATGTTGCCAGGCATGTCGGGATTCGAACTCAGCCGACGTCTCAAGAGCCACGACGCCACGATGGCCGTGATCCTCCTGACCGCACGCCATTCCATCGATGATCGGGTACGCGGGCTCGACTCCGGGGCAGACGACTACATGGTCAAGCCTTTCAACATTGCCGAGCTTGCTGCACGAATCCGAGCCGTGCGCAGACGAGATGCGCTGCACCATCCGGCACGTATTGAAGTGGGTGATCTCACACTCGACCTCCAGCGCCACCGCGCGCGAATCGGCGAGAGTGAACTCGCTCTCAGCCGCACCGAGTTCGATGTGCTGCGAGCCCTCGCGCTGCAGAACGGGGAGACGGTGAGCCGCGCCGTGCTGCTCGACCAGGTATGGGAAACCAGTGACCATATCGATCCCAACATCGTTGACCAGTATGTGAGCTACCTGCGTCGCAAGTTGGAGAGCAGCGCGGCTGGAGTCCGGATCGTGACCACGCGTGGCGTGGGGTTCTCGCTGAGTACCAGCGCAGAATGA
- a CDS encoding GtrA family protein: MYMPSQVVASPSQLGLARRTLLHQLLSFAVIGGAGFLLDVGVFNLLSLTVFSAHVVSGGPLYAKSTSTVVAIAANWIGNRWLTFRESKRSEAVREAIEFGMVSLAGGAIALLCLWISHYALGLHSSVADNISANVVGLLLGSTFRFVVYRNWVFNANRTASVAPSPPGG, encoded by the coding sequence ATGTACATGCCTAGTCAGGTTGTGGCGTCGCCTTCGCAGCTGGGTCTGGCGCGGAGAACGCTGTTGCATCAGTTGCTGAGCTTTGCCGTGATCGGTGGCGCTGGCTTCTTGCTCGACGTTGGTGTGTTCAACCTGCTCAGCCTCACCGTATTCTCCGCACACGTTGTGTCCGGGGGTCCGCTCTACGCCAAATCCACCTCCACCGTGGTCGCGATTGCAGCCAATTGGATCGGCAATCGATGGCTCACATTTCGCGAGAGCAAACGATCGGAGGCCGTGCGCGAGGCAATCGAGTTTGGAATGGTGAGTCTGGCGGGCGGTGCAATTGCTCTTCTCTGCCTCTGGATATCGCACTACGCGCTTGGGCTGCACTCCTCAGTTGCCGACAACATCTCGGCCAACGTCGTCGGGCTGCTGCTCGGCTCCACATTCCGATTCGTGGTCTACCGAAATTGGGTATTCAATGCCAACAGGACTGCGTCCGTTGCCCCCTCGCCTCCGGGCGGCTGA
- a CDS encoding helix-turn-helix domain-containing protein yields MSATLRVTAELEQIAPRLRRIRQKKNLTLDELAAATGISKSTLSRLESGQRKPSLELLLPIAAALAVPLDQIVTAPRIEDPRVQRTSTRADGRVLTPLSQHQGEPQAYKVEIPSSERVVDLKTHGGHEWLYVLHGRLRLVLGEHDIVLGPGEAAEFDTQNPHWFGSTGSGPVEILSMFGKQGERIHLRARSTGTAH; encoded by the coding sequence ATGAGTGCGACCCTCCGAGTCACCGCCGAGCTGGAACAGATCGCCCCGCGCCTGCGCCGCATCCGGCAAAAGAAGAACCTCACCCTGGATGAGCTCGCGGCCGCGACCGGGATCTCGAAGAGCACGCTGTCCCGGCTCGAATCCGGGCAGAGGAAGCCGAGCCTGGAGCTGCTGCTGCCGATCGCGGCGGCGCTGGCCGTTCCGCTCGATCAGATCGTGACGGCGCCACGGATCGAGGACCCGCGGGTACAGCGCACATCGACGCGCGCGGACGGCAGGGTGCTCACTCCGCTCTCGCAACACCAGGGCGAACCGCAGGCGTACAAGGTCGAGATCCCGTCGTCGGAGCGGGTCGTCGACCTCAAGACGCACGGCGGCCACGAGTGGCTCTACGTGCTACACGGCAGGCTCCGGCTCGTGCTCGGCGAGCACGACATCGTGCTCGGGCCGGGTGAGGCCGCCGAGTTCGACACCCAGAATCCACACTGGTTCGGATCGACGGGATCCGGCCCGGTCGAGATCCTCAGCATGTTCGGCAAACAGGGTGAGCGCATTCACCTGCGCGCCCGCAGCACGGGAACCGCGCACTGA
- a CDS encoding NAD(P)/FAD-dependent oxidoreductase gives MTTTTHHDVIILGAGAAGLSAGLVLARAQARVLLLDSGEPRNAAAREMHGFLSRDGMPPAELAEVGRREVMDAGGIVRAGSAAALAGDADHGFTVTMADGSVATARAVLVATGLSDEIPDIPGVMERWGTLVHHCPYCHGYEVRGQALVVIGGAARAMSIKQAGLLRRYSDRVSFVSNGIELTDAERARLESFGVQLVDGVVATCLGRPDTLDGVALVDGRAFACDAVFVAPVPRAHDALLRSLGCAEDEATGLVAVDSAGQSSVPGVWAAGNVVTPGAQVISAAGAGSTAAIAINGWLLEKDLDLASAARL, from the coding sequence ATGACAACGACAACACACCACGATGTGATCATTCTCGGGGCGGGTGCCGCTGGCCTGAGTGCCGGGCTCGTACTGGCACGGGCCCAGGCCCGGGTGCTGCTTCTCGATTCCGGCGAGCCGCGCAATGCCGCGGCACGCGAGATGCACGGTTTCCTCTCGCGGGACGGCATGCCGCCTGCCGAGTTGGCCGAGGTGGGCCGCCGTGAGGTGATGGACGCGGGAGGAATCGTGCGCGCGGGCTCGGCGGCCGCGCTCGCGGGCGACGCCGACCATGGCTTCACCGTGACGATGGCGGATGGCTCCGTCGCCACGGCGCGAGCGGTGCTGGTCGCGACCGGGCTGAGCGACGAGATCCCCGACATCCCCGGCGTGATGGAACGGTGGGGCACCCTCGTGCACCATTGCCCGTACTGCCACGGCTACGAGGTGCGCGGTCAGGCGCTCGTCGTGATCGGCGGCGCGGCCAGGGCCATGTCGATCAAACAAGCCGGCCTGCTCCGCCGGTACAGCGATCGCGTGAGCTTTGTCAGCAACGGCATCGAGCTGACGGATGCCGAACGCGCCCGGCTCGAATCCTTCGGGGTGCAGCTCGTCGACGGCGTCGTCGCGACGTGCCTCGGTCGACCGGACACGCTCGACGGGGTCGCCCTCGTCGATGGACGCGCCTTCGCCTGCGACGCGGTGTTCGTCGCACCCGTGCCCCGCGCACACGATGCGCTCCTGCGCTCCCTCGGCTGCGCAGAGGACGAGGCAACCGGGCTCGTCGCCGTCGATTCCGCGGGCCAGAGCAGCGTTCCCGGCGTCTGGGCCGCAGGCAATGTGGTCACGCCGGGAGCCCAGGTGATCAGTGCTGCCGGTGCAGGCAGCACGGCCGCCATCGCCATCAACGGCTGGCTTCTCGAGAAGGACCTCGACCTGGCATCCGCCGCCCGGCTGTAG
- a CDS encoding sensor histidine kinase — MMGGHLAIRTRIAGGSLIIAVLMSIVAGIILNSQIERIVREGTVAVLESESAPYVVALSTEPSEPFDSPGPTQHVAVVAPDGSTPLNTLPHSISARLPSLTQHPGATAVHVGTAEFIVLVTPVELNGETWHVVAASSDVQEVTVLGQMRMLLIVGLAVISLGVGVTAWLLTSASLAPVQQLRLSAQKLSAADSGELLPVGTANDEISHLAATLNELITRLRASASRERQLVADASHELRTPIAILTTQLQLAADTSAPVEQLVEDIEGARRNVARLSTLVTSLLELSSYEAASARGTSTAAELEGEAIDAVERAAFRAADSGIHVSFLGPSGSRQGAAEDSNAARFPIRAEDFGRVLDNLCSNSLQAMKASDAPLSPRLLEVRMLQSGEARDTVTFTVSDTGGGLAPDFEARAFERFSREDESRAHGGAGLGLAIVAAIVTNAGGEVELSNHFGTGVDVSITLRALRQDDSPSR; from the coding sequence ATGATGGGCGGTCACCTCGCGATCCGCACGCGCATAGCGGGTGGCAGCCTCATCATCGCCGTGCTGATGTCGATCGTTGCGGGGATCATCCTCAACTCGCAGATCGAACGTATTGTGCGCGAGGGCACTGTCGCCGTGCTGGAAAGCGAGAGCGCACCGTACGTAGTGGCGCTCAGCACCGAGCCTTCAGAACCCTTCGACAGCCCAGGCCCCACCCAGCATGTAGCAGTGGTTGCGCCGGATGGGAGCACTCCACTCAACACTCTGCCTCACAGCATCTCAGCTCGGCTTCCGTCGCTGACCCAGCATCCGGGAGCCACGGCGGTACACGTTGGCACCGCCGAATTCATTGTGTTGGTAACGCCGGTCGAACTCAATGGAGAAACCTGGCACGTGGTGGCAGCGAGCAGCGACGTGCAGGAAGTGACGGTCCTCGGGCAGATGCGCATGCTGCTCATCGTGGGCCTCGCTGTCATCTCACTCGGCGTCGGTGTCACCGCATGGCTGCTCACCTCGGCGTCACTTGCCCCCGTGCAACAGCTGCGGCTCAGCGCGCAGAAACTCAGCGCCGCCGATTCCGGTGAGTTGCTTCCAGTCGGTACCGCGAACGATGAGATCTCCCACCTCGCAGCCACGCTCAATGAGCTCATCACCAGACTGCGTGCATCGGCCAGCCGCGAACGCCAACTTGTCGCAGACGCAAGCCATGAACTACGAACTCCGATTGCGATCCTCACCACCCAGCTTCAGCTCGCGGCAGACACCTCCGCCCCTGTGGAACAGCTGGTCGAAGACATCGAGGGCGCCAGACGCAACGTCGCGCGACTCTCGACGCTCGTCACCTCGCTGCTGGAACTCTCCAGCTACGAGGCGGCCTCCGCTCGCGGCACCTCAACGGCGGCGGAGCTCGAAGGCGAGGCAATAGATGCCGTGGAGCGTGCAGCATTTCGCGCCGCGGACAGCGGCATTCATGTCAGCTTTCTCGGGCCATCGGGCTCAAGGCAAGGCGCGGCGGAAGACTCCAACGCGGCCCGCTTCCCTATTCGCGCCGAGGACTTTGGTCGAGTGCTCGACAATCTCTGCAGCAACTCGCTGCAGGCGATGAAAGCCAGTGACGCGCCGTTGAGCCCCAGGCTCCTCGAAGTGCGGATGCTGCAGTCCGGCGAAGCGCGCGACACGGTGACGTTTACGGTGAGCGATACCGGTGGTGGCCTTGCCCCCGATTTCGAGGCTCGCGCCTTCGAACGCTTCTCCCGCGAGGACGAATCGCGTGCCCACGGCGGGGCGGGTCTCGGCCTCGCGATAGTAGCCGCGATCGTCACGAATGCCGGCGGCGAAGTCGAACTCTCGAATCACTTCGGGACCGGTGTGGACGTGAGCATTACGCTTCGCGCGCTCCGGCAGGATGATTCACCTTCCCGGTAG
- a CDS encoding MDR family MFS transporter: MTAAATEQPLLLTQRRIWIIFSALIAGMMLSSLDQTIVSTAMPTIVGQLGGVEHQAWITTAYLLATTIVMPIYGKFGDVLGRRNLFLIAIALFTLASVGAAFSDNFWMFVAFRAMQGLGGGGLMILSQAIIADIVPASERGKYLGPLGAIFGLSAIAGPLLGGFFVDHMTWQWAFYINIPIGIAAFAIAWFALTIPNKKATKRIDIAGVVTLSLATTLLIFFTDFGGRSDFGWDALETWMLGAGFLAAVATFIWIESRAEDPIIPLGLFRNPIFINATAIGFTLGLGMFAAIAFVPTFLQMSSGTSAAASGLLMLPMMVGMMGTSIWSGIAITKSGKYKIYPIVGALVTALTMTAMTTLAASTPIWLICVYLFVFGAGLGLIMQVVVLVVQNAVDPEIVGTATSTNNYFREVGASLGVAIFGALFTTRLSENLTAIFTAAGATDVGSATATLDPQTLSQLPEPVRDAIVNAYAESLAPVFWYLIPFILIAFVFALFLKQIPLSDQAGMVARGEAISGAEAEALEAAQRAGGASGRDAADLVGAGTGSVPTHDASGGPSDPGDAPRA, from the coding sequence ATGACCGCAGCAGCGACCGAGCAGCCCCTCCTGCTCACCCAACGACGAATCTGGATCATCTTCTCGGCGCTCATCGCCGGAATGATGCTCTCCAGCCTCGACCAGACGATCGTCTCCACCGCAATGCCGACCATCGTCGGCCAGCTCGGAGGCGTCGAGCACCAGGCCTGGATCACCACGGCCTACCTGCTCGCCACGACCATCGTGATGCCGATCTACGGCAAGTTCGGTGACGTTCTCGGCCGGCGCAACCTGTTCCTGATCGCGATCGCGCTGTTCACGCTCGCCTCGGTCGGTGCCGCCTTCTCCGACAACTTCTGGATGTTCGTCGCCTTCCGCGCCATGCAGGGCCTCGGCGGCGGTGGCCTCATGATCCTCTCGCAAGCGATCATCGCCGACATCGTGCCCGCCTCCGAGCGCGGCAAGTACCTCGGCCCGCTCGGCGCCATCTTCGGCCTCTCGGCCATCGCCGGACCGCTGCTCGGCGGCTTCTTCGTCGACCACATGACGTGGCAGTGGGCGTTCTACATCAACATCCCCATCGGCATCGCGGCCTTCGCGATCGCCTGGTTCGCTCTGACCATCCCCAACAAGAAGGCCACGAAGCGCATCGACATCGCCGGCGTCGTCACTCTCTCGCTCGCCACCACGCTGCTCATCTTCTTCACCGACTTCGGCGGCAGGTCCGACTTCGGCTGGGATGCCCTCGAGACGTGGATGCTCGGTGCCGGCTTCCTGGCCGCGGTCGCCACGTTCATCTGGATCGAGTCGCGCGCTGAGGACCCGATCATCCCGCTCGGCCTGTTCCGCAACCCGATCTTCATCAACGCGACGGCGATCGGCTTCACCCTCGGCCTCGGCATGTTCGCGGCGATCGCCTTCGTGCCGACCTTCCTGCAGATGTCGTCGGGCACCTCGGCTGCGGCATCCGGCCTGCTCATGCTCCCGATGATGGTCGGCATGATGGGTACGTCGATCTGGTCCGGTATCGCCATCACCAAGTCGGGCAAGTACAAGATCTACCCGATCGTGGGCGCGCTCGTGACGGCTCTGACGATGACGGCCATGACCACGCTCGCCGCGTCGACGCCGATCTGGCTGATCTGCGTTTACCTGTTCGTGTTCGGGGCCGGTCTCGGCCTCATCATGCAGGTCGTCGTGCTCGTCGTGCAGAACGCCGTGGACCCGGAGATCGTCGGCACCGCCACGAGCACGAACAACTACTTCCGTGAGGTGGGTGCGTCGCTCGGTGTCGCGATCTTTGGTGCGCTCTTCACGACGCGCCTCTCGGAGAATCTCACGGCGATCTTCACCGCGGCGGGCGCAACGGATGTCGGCAGCGCCACGGCAACGCTCGACCCGCAGACGCTCTCGCAGCTGCCGGAGCCCGTGCGCGACGCGATCGTGAATGCCTACGCCGAGTCGCTGGCGCCGGTGTTCTGGTACCTGATCCCGTTCATCCTGATCGCCTTCGTCTTCGCGCTGTTCCTCAAGCAGATCCCACTCTCCGACCAGGCCGGAATGGTCGCCCGCGGTGAGGCGATCTCCGGAGCGGAGGCCGAGGCGCTGGAGGCCGCCCAGCGTGCAGGCGGGGCCAGTGGCCGCGACGCAGCCGATCTCGTCGGGGCAGGCACCGGCTCGGTGCCGACGCACGACGCATCGGGTGGGCCGTCGGATCCCGGCGACGCCCCGCGGGCGTAA
- a CDS encoding TetR/AcrR family transcriptional regulator, with protein MIDSAKTVADAPAPGPRERRMERTRRELTSNARRLTIERGLHGFTVEELCEVVGVSRRTFFNYFAAKEDAVLGHRDDGIPIEHLTTFINARPADCQGISPSLIDDLIAMVIVTLEEFAADGQDITTPEAVIAREPQLLGKFLREGAEMERLLAGIICTREGLPEGDPIAEMAVGVVSVMVRRAAGLYFRPENTASFASHLLSSADATKRLFAATLSA; from the coding sequence GTGATTGATAGTGCAAAGACTGTGGCGGATGCCCCGGCGCCCGGCCCGCGTGAGCGCCGCATGGAGCGCACCCGCAGGGAGCTCACGAGCAATGCGCGCCGCCTCACCATCGAGCGCGGGCTGCACGGTTTCACCGTCGAGGAGCTCTGCGAGGTCGTCGGCGTTTCCCGCCGCACATTCTTCAACTACTTCGCCGCGAAAGAGGATGCGGTGCTCGGTCACCGCGATGACGGCATCCCCATCGAGCACCTCACCACCTTCATCAACGCCCGACCGGCCGACTGCCAGGGGATCTCACCGAGCCTGATCGACGACCTGATCGCCATGGTGATCGTCACCCTCGAGGAGTTCGCCGCCGACGGCCAAGACATCACGACGCCGGAGGCGGTGATCGCCCGCGAGCCGCAGCTGCTCGGCAAGTTCCTCCGGGAGGGTGCTGAGATGGAGCGGCTGCTCGCCGGCATCATCTGCACACGTGAAGGCCTGCCGGAGGGTGACCCGATCGCCGAGATGGCCGTCGGTGTCGTCAGCGTCATGGTGCGCCGCGCGGCCGGCCTCTACTTCCGCCCCGAGAACACGGCATCCTTCGCCAGCCACCTGCTGAGCTCCGCGGATGCCACCAAGAGACTCTTCGCCGCGACGCTCAGCGCGTAG
- a CDS encoding glycosyltransferase family 39 protein produces the protein MVTTTLFASGRGPGPDSPEASDGRAKRARLAAVGVGALAASISLIGIATPSFWGDEAASVLTGSRSLPSLLGVLGHIDAVHGVYYVFLHLWMQLFGTSEVAVRVPSAISVGLAAAGIVALGRQLFWTRTGVFAGALFAVLPIVTRMGIEARSYAMGMAAAVWITVALIALIRRNESRRRFWVLYAVGLAASVYLFLFLVLLVLVHLAAVIGHRAPHAVWRRWLRALLLAVLLMLPILVLGFFEREQIDFLAHRNYATAHSVLVGQWFGTPLFALLAWPLIALSIVLLLRRGSSDRAAGLVLTAWLIAPTALLLAANAWVTPVYNLRYLAFCAPAVALLMARGVEALLSRVRSVHIRSLIAVVITASLVAAITPGYLAQRSPFAKDGGSDLRQTAQLVASHATRGDAVVFDQQTKPSRSPRLAIDLYPKLFAGLDDIGLVAPFAQRDALWDQVIPVAELGDRLAFHPTVWVVELGAGHPDVNALQGRGYALQATFPVHRMVVYKLSKE, from the coding sequence ATGGTCACCACGACCCTCTTCGCGTCTGGTCGGGGCCCCGGGCCCGATAGCCCAGAAGCAAGCGATGGGCGAGCGAAGCGCGCCCGCCTCGCAGCGGTGGGAGTCGGCGCGCTTGCTGCGAGCATTTCGCTCATTGGCATCGCCACGCCGTCCTTCTGGGGTGATGAGGCCGCCAGCGTGTTGACCGGATCCCGCTCGCTGCCGAGCCTCTTGGGCGTCCTCGGTCACATCGACGCGGTCCATGGCGTTTACTACGTCTTCTTGCATCTCTGGATGCAGCTGTTCGGCACCTCAGAAGTCGCGGTGCGCGTCCCCAGTGCGATCTCCGTCGGGCTCGCCGCAGCCGGAATCGTCGCACTGGGGCGACAGCTGTTCTGGACGCGCACCGGCGTGTTTGCGGGTGCCCTCTTCGCCGTCCTTCCGATTGTGACCAGAATGGGCATCGAGGCGCGCTCCTATGCCATGGGCATGGCGGCCGCAGTGTGGATCACTGTTGCACTGATCGCCCTGATCCGGCGCAACGAGTCACGCAGGCGGTTCTGGGTTCTCTACGCCGTCGGGCTCGCCGCCAGCGTCTACCTCTTTCTCTTTCTCGTGTTGCTGGTGCTCGTGCACCTGGCTGCGGTGATCGGCCACCGCGCCCCTCACGCTGTGTGGCGGCGCTGGCTGCGCGCGCTGCTGCTCGCCGTCCTTCTCATGCTCCCCATCCTGGTGCTCGGCTTCTTTGAACGAGAACAGATCGACTTTCTGGCACATCGCAACTACGCGACGGCCCACTCGGTTCTCGTCGGGCAATGGTTCGGTACGCCGCTGTTTGCCCTTCTCGCGTGGCCGCTCATTGCGCTGTCCATCGTTCTCCTCCTGCGGCGGGGAAGTAGCGATCGCGCGGCCGGGCTGGTGCTGACTGCCTGGCTGATCGCACCGACGGCGCTGCTGCTTGCCGCCAACGCGTGGGTGACTCCGGTCTACAATCTGCGCTACCTCGCATTCTGTGCCCCAGCGGTCGCTCTCCTGATGGCCAGGGGCGTCGAGGCGCTTCTCTCGCGAGTCCGTTCCGTCCACATCCGCTCGCTCATCGCCGTGGTGATTACCGCCTCACTCGTCGCTGCGATCACTCCCGGCTACCTCGCCCAGCGCAGCCCATTCGCCAAAGACGGCGGCAGCGACCTGCGGCAGACGGCGCAGCTCGTCGCGTCCCATGCGACCCGCGGCGATGCGGTGGTCTTCGACCAACAGACCAAACCGTCGCGTTCACCCCGGCTGGCCATCGATCTCTACCCGAAACTGTTCGCAGGGCTCGACGACATAGGGCTCGTCGCTCCCTTCGCGCAGCGCGACGCGCTGTGGGATCAGGTCATACCGGTTGCGGAGCTGGGTGACCGATTGGCGTTCCACCCGACCGTGTGGGTCGTTGAACTTGGTGCCGGACATCCCGATGTGAACGCGCTGCAGGGGCGCGGATACGCCCTTCAAGCAACCTTCCCGGTGCATCGGATGGTTGTCTACAAACTGAGCAAGGAGTGA
- a CDS encoding MarR family winged helix-turn-helix transcriptional regulator — MSQRTEAVAAWESLFRAQVSVMRTLAAEFPSREISLNEYDVMFSLSRQPGRRSRLRELTRHMLLTQPSVSRLVDRMCARGLLEKEHDPDDGRGAVIVLTDAGYALFREVAVSHMDSITRRVGGALDSSEMAQLAALCDKLRGNGTTA, encoded by the coding sequence ATGAGCCAGAGAACAGAGGCAGTCGCCGCGTGGGAATCACTTTTCCGTGCCCAGGTGAGCGTGATGCGCACCCTCGCGGCCGAGTTCCCCTCGCGCGAGATCTCACTCAATGAGTACGACGTGATGTTCAGCCTGAGCAGACAGCCGGGGCGGCGCTCGCGCCTGCGCGAACTCACCCGGCACATGCTGCTCACCCAGCCGAGCGTCAGCCGTCTCGTCGACCGCATGTGCGCCCGCGGGCTGCTCGAGAAGGAGCACGACCCGGATGACGGCCGCGGGGCCGTGATCGTGCTGACGGATGCCGGCTACGCCCTGTTCCGCGAGGTCGCCGTCTCACACATGGACTCGATCACCCGCCGAGTCGGCGGCGCGCTCGATTCGAGTGAGATGGCCCAGCTGGCCGCACTCTGCGACAAACTGCGGGGCAACGGCACCACCGCCTGA
- a CDS encoding winged helix-turn-helix domain-containing protein translates to MSIAQLAPAPAQTTRPALSLAPAPSPAPRIRAVPEGTEARGFVLYVGLDEAKAAAAGTSLHRIVEAIKELTGEIAPSAQTYAAVALAPAGAGGRDVDVVRLALQDPAALAKHRQLDESDADRHPAGVIVDISRKRVLLDGDAAALTYKEFELLQYLVLREGRTIDRAELISSLWNADEDEVPNERTIDVHVRRLRSKLGGYEDIVRTVRGVGYRFDRHADVSIRQASTPSPDFF, encoded by the coding sequence ATGTCGATCGCACAGCTCGCCCCCGCTCCCGCCCAGACCACCCGCCCCGCACTGAGCCTGGCTCCGGCGCCGAGCCCCGCACCGCGCATCCGCGCCGTTCCAGAGGGAACCGAGGCCCGCGGCTTCGTGCTCTACGTCGGACTCGACGAGGCCAAGGCCGCCGCGGCAGGCACGAGCCTGCACCGCATCGTCGAGGCCATCAAGGAACTCACCGGCGAGATCGCGCCGAGCGCGCAGACATACGCCGCCGTCGCCCTGGCCCCCGCCGGTGCAGGCGGACGTGACGTCGACGTCGTGCGGCTCGCGCTGCAGGACCCGGCTGCGCTCGCGAAGCACCGTCAGCTCGACGAATCGGACGCCGACCGTCACCCGGCCGGCGTGATCGTCGACATCAGCCGCAAGCGTGTGCTGCTCGACGGCGACGCCGCAGCGCTGACCTACAAGGAGTTCGAGCTGCTGCAGTACCTCGTGCTGCGCGAGGGCCGCACGATCGACCGCGCAGAGCTCATCAGCTCGCTCTGGAACGCCGATGAGGACGAGGTGCCCAACGAGCGCACCATCGACGTCCACGTGCGTCGTCTGCGCTCCAAGCTCGGCGGCTACGAGGACATCGTGCGCACCGTGCGCGGCGTCGGCTACCGCTTCGACCGTCACGCCGACGTGTCGATCCGCCAGGCATCGACCCCCAGCCCCGACTTCTTCTAG
- the upp gene encoding uracil phosphoribosyltransferase: protein MRVHVADHPLITHKLTVLRDKNTPSPVFRSLTEELMTLLAYEGTRNVRVEPVTIQTPVAETEGVRIGDPKPLIVPILRAGLGMLEGMVKLVPTAEVGFLGMARDEETLEPTTYAERLPEDLSDRQCFVLDPMLATGGSLAAAIEFLFARGAKDITAICILGTPEGLEAVETAMAGREVTIVLGALDERLNEHGYIVPGLGDAGDRLYGTV, encoded by the coding sequence ATGCGAGTCCACGTTGCAGACCACCCGCTCATCACGCACAAGCTGACGGTGCTGCGCGATAAGAACACCCCATCGCCGGTGTTCCGCTCGCTCACCGAAGAGCTCATGACCCTCCTGGCGTACGAGGGCACGCGCAATGTGCGCGTCGAGCCCGTCACCATCCAGACCCCGGTCGCCGAGACCGAGGGCGTGCGGATCGGCGACCCGAAGCCTCTGATCGTTCCGATCCTGCGCGCGGGGCTCGGCATGCTCGAGGGCATGGTCAAGCTCGTTCCGACCGCTGAGGTCGGCTTCCTCGGCATGGCACGCGACGAAGAGACGCTGGAGCCGACGACCTACGCCGAGCGCCTGCCAGAGGACCTCTCCGACCGCCAGTGCTTCGTGCTCGACCCGATGCTGGCCACGGGCGGTTCGCTCGCCGCAGCGATCGAGTTCCTGTTCGCACGCGGCGCCAAGGACATCACCGCCATCTGCATCCTGGGCACGCCGGAGGGCCTGGAGGCCGTCGAGACGGCCATGGCCGGCCGCGAGGTCACCATCGTCCTCGGCGCGCTCGACGAGCGTCTCAACGAGCACGGTTACATCGTCCCCGGACTCGGCGACGCGGGTGACCGCCTCTACGGCACGGTCTGA